DNA from Toxoplasma gondii ME49 chromosome X, whole genome shotgun sequence:
TGGTTGCGACAGGCTCACCAAATGCGGTGTCACTGTGGCtacggagacaggcagatTCGTGCTTCTCCACACCAGGTGCCTCCTCATATCCGTGATGCATTTCTCGACGTCCCAGTTGTTCCTGCACCAGCatgaaacagaaacagacactcATCCGCTCTACTGATGCCTGCCTTCTGGAGTAATACACTTGACAGTAACCATTTGTGAGTGCTCTGTAGCAGGCGAGGAAATGAGCGGGTCGGCATGCACCCGACACAAGGTAGCACTCACGTCTAATAGACATGGCAAGCGCCGCTCCTTCAGCAGGGGCGGGAGTACAGAGAAGGGTTCGACCAATGCTAGCTAAACACTGCTTTCCGCAGATTCAGCTGATGGAAGCGATCACAGGCTACACTTCTTACAGTGCCCAAATCATGACGTTTGAATCAATACACGGAACCACCCCGAGGCCCTCCGTGGGAAATCATTCGAACTGACGGAGAAGACTGGGAATAACGAGAGACCTCAGCGCGCTCACAGAGTGAGTTCTACATCGCCATGAGGTTGCGTGTTTTGTAGGACATTTCGAAAAGGTTATCGGATGCTAGATCTTTAGAGGACGGGCTTTGTCCACAGGAAGGTGCGCACCcttgaagaaaacgaacaacGTAGCGGTCGTCCGAGAAAACGGTGTCAACAAACATGTTCGGTTCGTTCTTCAGTGCCTCCTTCACCTTCGTCACTTCACCCAGCTCGTAGGGCGTGAGAGGCAGGTCCCCAAAAATGAGTCGAACAAACGCGCCATTGCCAACTGGCTGCAAATCGAACACGGGCACCACACCGAGGCGCACAGGAGCCAATGGAAAAGGCTCAGAACGCCGCAAAAAACCCCTCGATATGAGTGCTCTTCggcagcgagaaaggagtCCCCTAAGGCAAACGCGTGCCTGTGCACAGACAGTTGTGCACTCTTGCAAACACACTTAGTGTAATAGTTCTGTTACGTTTAAAGAGGGACAGAACACGTGCTGGTGCACACGCGAAGGACTGCAGTGGTAATGCAACCGTCCAACGGTGCAACAAATAAGAAGTCGTCCCTGTTAAAGAAGAGTGCTCATCGCGTGCATCACCCGGGCGCGCAAAACAGAGCAAGCAGAACATGCTTCCCATACGGGACTCTCTTCAGTTGGGGGACAGGTTACGAACCATGGACGGGCCTACCAGCAGCAATGGCATTCCCTAccagagcgaggaaagcagcTGACTACTGGCGGCAAAAAATCCATCACTACTCACATAGCACCGAGACAAAGTAATCGCTTCACATACGTGCCAGATGAGTCTGCGCCTGTATTTTTGGTTGTTTTTTTACCATTAAAAGACATTTCTGCACTCTAGGACCTTGCCTTCCGTGTTCCTAGTTAACTGGTGAGACGTTTTCCAAAACAAGCTCCTACAGTCACCTTTCTTAGTCTTCCAACCTGCAGAACGGCTCAGAAGACTCAGTATTTGTTGTTCCTTGACACGTCCGCACCGAACTCCTAGACCTTTGAAGCACACTTCCGTGGTCATTTCTCGTTAGCTACGTAGTTGGACAAAGTCTTAGCAAGACGTCATGCGCTCGTCTGTCAAAAAGATGCATCtggaacagagaggcgactACGATTGTGTGTATAGAGAGACTGAGTAACACAAGAGGGGGTTATAACGCTTATCAGtcactttttttcgtcgGACCCGATTTGCAAGTCTGTCCTTTAGGGCCGAGCAGTATCTGGAATCAAGGAGCTCTCACACAGTGAAATTGCTGCCGCATAGTTTTGCTTCCAGAATTAACACAACGCGCATCTGCGGACCCGTAGCGTTACACCTTGGGTCTGCCATAGTGGTAGTGACTAGGTTGCATTACGAAAAACGTTTACCGTCAAGATTTCTGAAAACATTTTTTCAGTCGTATCTGTGAGGGTAATGTCACAGAATTAGAAGCGAAACATTCTGCTGACCTTATAAACTTCGTCGGGAGTTGGTTTGTAATTTATTGCCTCGGGAGGCACGGCAGTTTCTTCACCACGTAGTTTTGGTAGTCCGACTCCGTTACTCATGTGTTGGTAAGACGCAGAAGATTTGGCGTCTGCTGGTCCTGACCTTTGAAGGGACGACGGCCTTATCGACTGATTTTCCTGTTCACTCCCTCCAGACACACAAGTGCCGGTAGACGGCTGCTGTACGTCTGCCATCGTGTGCACCGCCGAGACTCACGGATCacaacagaggaagaaagggatGTTTGCTGGAGAAGTGGAAATGCATGCCGAGATGAGAAAACGTGTACGTGAACAGAAGGATCTAGATGAATGGGCCGTACCTCCACGGCACCCAGGTGCCCTGATTTGTCGGCCGTTGCAAGGAAATCAGATTCCAGCAGGAGTGTTTTACACTGGTTGTTACACAACCCACCAGGTGCAGAAAGATCAAGAATAGCACTTTCGAGGATGGCGGTTGtattttctgtctcctggcgAGAGCCGAGCAAAGAAGTTCGACGAGCGACAGAGGCAAGCGGAATGtggcttgcatgcatgcgactGCGACTAGCACCCCCGGCTGCTAAGCACACGCTTCGCATAAATTAAACCAACAAGGATTAGTGCTCTTTTCGATTTCGGCGAATGAAACACGTGTTTTT
Protein-coding regions in this window:
- a CDS encoding polyphosphoinositide binding protein, putative (encoded by transcript TGME49_237000) — protein: MADVQQPSTGTCVSGGSEQENQSIRPSSLQRSGPADAKSSASYQHMSNGVGLPKLRGEETAVPPEAINYKPTPDEVYKPVGNGAFVRLIFGDLPLTPYELGEVTKVKEALKNEPNMFVDTVFSDDRYVVRFLQGNNWDVEKCITDMRRHLVWRSTNLPVSVATVTPHLSKGFCYVFGRDKCLRPIFIIRCKEFINAEPESVLPVVLFWMETMIHKLLVKNRVEQWRVIIDLDQCSAFSTPAFILKEIADTLTRNYRGRLSQMLIIKSSFVFWGMWQLVSVVLPERTKQKICLYTSNFQNDLFSHVNKNQVEERYGGTCPNVKEFDGIFMPPGPFS